In Glandiceps talaboti chromosome 16, keGlaTala1.1, whole genome shotgun sequence, a single window of DNA contains:
- the LOC144447399 gene encoding uncharacterized protein LOC144447399, whose amino-acid sequence MEAANICEKELRQYYENHYAEIYPLPFCEDTLKLDDIYTSLTLEMESGKQHFEREELFAENNDSKNPTRILVEGDPGYGKSTFCKKLAYDWSRGKCDFLKQFKLLFCIELKSVESSLWDSLVDTIGLLPTDTKVNRDNLLQYIQGNEEKVCFLFDGWDEKSERVQSEIYEIIQDRMLRNCKVVVTSRKIRDNVQTTQNVPKTKRNMHFNRTLAINGFTESALIQYVKRHFRCIDKHHKANELLDGIDKSSNKEELLSLLTCPLNAFLVCITFMSTDSDITSKITTLYDQITKLIINRYCEKYDKNDQKSRDNIDRQFMFLGELSARALIENVAKFDDNDLKLKDNEDIEKMGFLSRYARVKFSTEPAGYIINHKSFQEFLAAKYIASLCHTNLDEFKFKIKKVYWMADWERGPVLRFIAGLLNEDTSILFDYLKDARFGDLLPCLVETGYTEVLVKSFINALCKDSVYIFLSALSPQEINISQQVFARQEFMPEKITIFMKDLSNMHKLEIYMPLLRDLAVKTTSKIQLWFNFTSNVMDSAISKTKQSPPLKSEHYCKGHESAVEPVNSDNKDCDVEGMKSFTSEDFKSILSRIQQAGIERVLKGIDITCTSVTFDEFPRILDCLDSNDWLESLTLRSPSQSSDDEISSALNNRLKTYSEVWKIRRSEDQWQFTELTLSVGYLEDTIEYKSYSPLQSRDSAMLYNISVEAYNKPNLINDVSECLQSYGEKISKITLSNCQLTQNDYVKLCTKMSNCSKLRSLGLNGPMGEEELNVDDFLNLVESVTKLPSLNDLSLGDWRFPDHSGRWKDAWVKFFSDVRVLFFSLDNCLPSNRPTSSRLTHPLIDGLCQTISMSRSNPSDSDISGKSVSHTDGLRKSGDELSVPGTNDPGNADTDGQKKRFLRCLYRLVHLSRNKLTVGDVLKLQKAGLLDDNSKHTVTLDSCTVNEESANILKHHKCHTTLKIEN is encoded by the coding sequence ATGGAAGCTGCTAACATATGTGAAAAGGAACTACGACAATATTATGAGAATCACTATGCTGAAATCTATCCCCTGCCTTTCTGTGAGGACACGTTGAAACTAGACGATATATATACATCTCTGACCTTAGAAATGGAATCAGGTAAACAGCACTTTGAGAGAGAAGAACTTTTTGCAGAAAATAACGACAGTAAAAATCCGACAAGAATACTGGTAGAGGGTGATCCTGGATACGGAAAGTCTACGTTTTGTAAGAAATTAGCATATGATTGGTCAAGAGGAAAATGTGACTTTCTAAAACAATTTAAATTACTTTTTTGCATAGAATTGAAATCTGTAGAATCATCTCTTTGGGATTCGCTCGTTGATACAATAGGCCTCCTTCCAACAGATACTAAAGTTAATAGGGATAATTTGTTACAGTACATCCAAGGAAATGAAGAGAaagtgtgttttttgtttgatggATGGGATGAAAAGTCAGAAAGAGTGCAATcagaaatatatgaaataatacagGATAGAATGTTACGTAATTGTAAAGTTGTAGTAACATCTCGTAAAATACGAGATAATGTGCAAACCACACAAAATGTTCCAAAAACGAAGCGTAATATGCACTTCAACAGAACACTTGCCATAAACGGGTTTACTGAGAGTGCATTGATACAATATGTGAAGAGGCACTTTAGGTGTATTGATAAACATCACAAGGCAAATGAACTCCTTGATGGAATTGATAAGTCAAGTAACAAAGAAGAATTGTTGAGTCTGTTGACGTGTCCACTAAATGCGTTTCTTGTTTGTATTACTTTTATGTCGACCGATTCTGACATAACAAGCAAGATCACAACTTTATATGATCAAATAACCAAACTAATCATTAACAGGTATTGTGAGAAATATGACAAGAATGACCAAAAATCCAGAGATAATATTGACAGACAGTTCATGTTTCTTGGGGAATTATCTGCAAGAGCTTTAATTGAAAACGTTGCCAAGTTTGACGATAacgatttgaaattgaaagacaaTGAAGACATAGAGAAGATGGGATTTCTTTCACGATATGCTCGTGTTAAATTTTCCACTGAACCTGCAGGGTATATCATTAATCACAAATCATTTCAGGAATTCCTAGCGGCAAAATACATCGCGTCTTTGTGTCATACAAATTTGGATGAgtttaaattcaaaatcaaaaaagTGTATTGGATGGCTGATTGGGAGCGTGGACCAGTTTTAAGATTTATTGCCGGATTATTGAACGAGGATACCAGTATTCTGTTCGACTATTTGAAAGATGCCAGATTTGGAGATCTACTGCCATGCCTTGTCGAAACAGGTTACACAGAGGTTCTAGTAAAGTCATTCATTAATGCATTGTGTAAGGACAGTGTTTACATATTTCTAAGCGCACTGTCGCCTCAAGAAATCAACATCAGCCAACAAGTCTTTGCGCGCCAAGAATTCATGCCAGAGAAGATTACCATATTCATGAAAGATTTGTCAAATATGCACAAGCTTGAAATATACATGCCACTGTTACGTGATCTAGCTGTGAAAACGACGTCCAAAATTCAATTATGGTTCAACTTCACCTCAAATGTAATGGATTCTGCCATCTCAAAAACAAAGCAGTCACCACCGTTGAAGTCCGAACATTACTGCAAAGGTCATGAATCAGCAGTTGAACCTGTAAACAGTGACAACAAAGATTGTGATGTTGAGGGAATGAAGTCATTTACGTCAGAAGACTTCAAGTCAATATTATCAAGAATTCAGCAGGCTGGAATAGAACGTGTATTGAAAGgaattgatattacatgtacttcagttACATTTGATGAATTTCCACGTATCCTTGATTGTCTTGATAGCAATGACTGGTTGGAGAGTCTGACGCTAAGAAGTCCTAGCCAATCATCTGATGATGAGATATCTTCAGCACTGAATAATAGACTTAAGACTTATTCAGAAGTATGGAAAATAAGACGTAGTGAAGACCAGTGGCAGTTTACAGAGTTGACGTTGAGCGTTGGATATCTAGAAGATACAATTGAGTATAAAAGTTACAGTCCATTACAATCCCGTGACAGTGCGATGTTGTATAACATCTCAGTAGAAGCTTACAATAAGCCGAACTTAATCAATGATGTATCAGAGTGTCTTCAATCTTACGGTGAAAAGATTAGTAAAATCACTCTCTCTAATTGTCAACTGACCCAGAATGACTATGTGAAACTATGCACAAAGATGTCAAACTGTTCGAAACTTAGATCATTGGGATTAAATGGTCCAATGGGAGAAGAAGAGCTGAATGTAGATGACTTTCTCAACCTTGTTGAAAGTGTAACTAAGTTACCAAGTTTAAACGACCTGTCCCTTGGTGATTGGAGGTTCCCTGATCACTCCGGTAGATGGAAAGATGCCTGGGTAAAGTTCTTCAGTGATGTCAGGGTACTCTTCTTCAGCCTTGATAATTGTCTACCTTCTAATCGTCCCACATCAAGTAGACTGACACATCCCCTCATCGACGGTCTATGCCAAACGATATCAATGTCTAGGAGCAACCCAAGTGACTCTGATATCAGTGGTAAAAGTGTCTCTCATACCGATGGCCTAAGGAAGTCTGGTGATGAGCTGAGTGTACCTGGTACAAATGACCCAGGAAACGCTGATACCGATGGTCAAAAGAAACGTTTTCTTCGTTGTCTGTACAGGTTAGTACATCTTTCACGAAACAAACTGACCGTAGGTGATGTATTGAAATTGCAGAAAGCTGGATTGCTTGATGACAACAGTAAACATACCGTGACATTGGACAGTTGTACAGTTAACGAAGAAAGTGCAAACATCTTGAAACACCACAAGTGCCATACTACCCTGAAAATAGAAAACTAA